GGCTCGCGCTCTTCGGCGACGACGGGCGGCTGCGGTGGTACAGGTCGCAAAACTTCGGGACGGCGGCGCGCCTGCGGAGAGCAGTGCACGGGCTGCTGGGCACCCTGCCGGAGCTGGCGTGGGTGGTCGTGGAAGGCGGCGGCAGCCTGGCCGAGATCTGGGAGAAGGAGGCGGAGCGGCGCGGCATCCCCAGCATCCGCATCGGGGCGGAGGTGTGGCGCGAGCGGCTGCTGCTGCCGCGCGAGCAGCGCTCCGGCCGGATGGCGAAGCACAACGCGGACGACTTCGCCCGCCGCGTGATCGAGTGGTCCGGCGCGCCGCAGCCCACGTCGCTGCGCCACGACGCCGCGGAAGCCGTGGTGATCGGGCTGTGGGGCGTGCTGGAGGTGGAGTGGCTGGACCGCCTGCCGCCGGAGCTGAGCCGCTGAGCCGCCGCGCATCTCCCGACATCGAAACCTTTCCGCATCTCCCGCCCGTAACACACTCGCACGATTGACGATGCGGCGCAGCCGGCCCCGCACCTTCCCGTCCCACACGCTTCCCTTACGCATGCGACTTCGCTTCCGCGCCCGCGCGGCGCTTCCCGCGCTGGCACTCGCGCTCGCGCTTCACCCGCCCGGCGCGCACGCGCAGCGGCACCGGCGCACGCACCCGCACACGGACACGCCGCCCCAGCTTCCCGCCGCGCTCGACACCTTCGTGAACGACTATGCGGGCCTGCTCACGCCCGAGGACCGCGACGGCATCCGCGCCACGCTCTCGCGCGTGCGGCGGGAGACGGGCGTGCAGGCGACGGTGCTCACCATCGGCTCGCCGCGCGACTACCCGGCGGGCGATATGGCGCTGGAGCCGTTCGCCACGCGGGTGTTCAACGCGTGGGGCGTGGGCGATTCGCTGCGCAGCAACGGCATCCTGGTGCTGGTCGCGCTCCACGAGCGCGCCGTGCGGGTGGAGCTGGGCTCGTCGTACCCGCCGGGGATGGAGGGGAGGATGCGGGAGGTGGTCGACGGCACCATCCTGCCGCGCTTCCGCGAGGGCGACTACAGCGCGGGCATCCGCGAGGGGGTGGATTCGGTGCTGGCCGCCACCGCCGTCACGGAGCCGGTGCGCACGGCGGCGGGCGTGGTCCACGATCCGCCGGAGGGGGTCGCGTCGCCGGCGGTGGTCGGCATCCTGGCCGCGGTGCTGATCGCGGCTGCGGGGATCGCGTTCACCATGTGGTCTGCCGAGCGGCCGGACTGTCGCTACTGCACGGGCTGCGGCGGCAAGATGCGCCCGCTGCCGGAACCGGCGCGCACCGAGGCGCTGAGTGCGGGGCAGAAGAAGGAGGAGGAGATCGGGTCCGTGGCGCACACCGTGTGGGGCTGCGCCTGCGGGCGGCACGAGACCACGTCCGCGGTGCGCGACGACCGCTGGACGGCGTGCCCCGAGTGCGCGGCCCGCACGCTCGCCATCTCCCGGCGCGTGCTGGTGCAGCCCGCGGGCGGCGTGAGCGGCGTATCGGAGGTGACGCAGGTCTGCCGTAGCTGCGGCCTCCACACCCGCGACGTGGTGCCGGTGATGTACACGTCGTCGTACGGCTACGGCTCGCACCATCACCACGGCTCCTCCGGCGGCTCGTCGTCCAGCAGCGGAGGAGGAGGGGGTGGCGGTGGGGGCGGGAGCAGCTTCGGCGGCGGCAGCTCGTCCGGTGGGGGCGCGAGCGGAAGCTGGTGAGGCGAAGGCGATGATCGAACGGGCATCGGCCGGTCGGCTCGCCTTCGGAATGCAATGACACGAATCGAAACACCCTCTCCCGCGGTCTGCTGGAGAGGGTGTTTCCGATCTGGATCGCCGGACGACGATGTCGACGGGGAGCCGCTGCCGTGCGGCTACTCGGACGCTGCGGAGGCCGGTGCCTCGGCTTCGGCGTGCCAGGCGGCGAGGAGCTCGGCCTCGCGCTCGGGGTCGAAGCCGCCGGGGGGCGTGGTCTCGGGCGGGTCGGCCTCATCCGCCGCCAGGTGGTCGCGGATGGTGTCGGCCACCGGGCGCAGCTTCAGGCCGGCGGCGAGCGCGCGGGCGTTGCTGGTCAGGAAGAGGTCGTTGTCGTCGGCAGGCGCCCAGAGCGGCATCTTCTTCCACTCGTCGTCGCGGCCCAGGAACTCGTCCGGGATCCACGTGACCGACGCGTCGCCGCCGGTGACGGCGCGCATCTCGTCCAGCATCCCCTGCATGGTCAGCGTCTCCGCCGGGCCCACGAGGTTGAACGTGCCGCCCGCGCCGGCCTCCACCCGGTCGAGGACGAAGGCGGCCAGGTCGCGCACGTCCAGCACCTGCACGGGGCGCTCGGGGTCGCCGGGCGCGGCCATCTCGCCGCCCTGCGCGATGCGCTTGGCCCAGTACAGGAAGCGGTTCATGTAGTCGAACGGGCCCACGATGATGCCGGGGCGCACGATCAGGTTGCGGCCGGCCATCACCTCCTGCACCACCTGCTCGCAGGCGACCTTGAGGCCACCGTACGTGTCGTTGGTGATCTCCGTGCTCTCGAAGTCGGCCGGGTGCAGCGGCGCGTCCTCGTTCGGCGGGCCGCCCTCGCCGGTGTAGACGGAGATGGTGGAGACGAAGGCGTACATCCCCACGCTGTCCTTGAGCGCCTCGGCAGATGCGCGGACGTCTGCCGGCAGGTAGCCGGCGGGGTCGATCACGGCGTCCCAGGTGCGGCCGGCCAGCGGCTCCAGGCTCTCCTTGCGGTCGCCGGTGATGCGCTCGACCTCGGGAAAGAGCTCGGGGTTCTTCTTCCCGCGGTTGAACATCGTCACCTCGTGCCCGCGCGCGAGCGCGGCCTCCACGATGTGGCGCCCCACGAACCGCGTGCCTCCCATCACCAGCAGCTTCATCGCGTTCTCTCCGGTACGGTGGATTCCATGTTTGTCACGCCGCGGCCTTTCCGGCCCTGCGGCAGGTTCGTTTCATTGTTCGATCAGGCTCACACGGCCACGGGAGATGCGTATCCGTAGTTGTTTCGCGCCCGAGGCTCCGCCTGGCGAGTAAACCCGCGGCTATGACGGCACGAAGGCCGCCTGCGCGGCCTGCACCTTCAGCATCTCGGCGCCCGGATGTGTCTACGCGTTCGGACGAGGAGCAGGCCCCGCGGAGAATCACCCGATGCGCAGTGGACGCCGACGCCGCCCCACCGCAGGCGCGCAGCGCCGAGTCGCCACCGCCCCG
This genomic window from Longimicrobiaceae bacterium contains:
- a CDS encoding TPM domain-containing protein, translating into MRLRFRARAALPALALALALHPPGAHAQRHRRTHPHTDTPPQLPAALDTFVNDYAGLLTPEDRDGIRATLSRVRRETGVQATVLTIGSPRDYPAGDMALEPFATRVFNAWGVGDSLRSNGILVLVALHERAVRVELGSSYPPGMEGRMREVVDGTILPRFREGDYSAGIREGVDSVLAATAVTEPVRTAAGVVHDPPEGVASPAVVGILAAVLIAAAGIAFTMWSAERPDCRYCTGCGGKMRPLPEPARTEALSAGQKKEEEIGSVAHTVWGCACGRHETTSAVRDDRWTACPECAARTLAISRRVLVQPAGGVSGVSEVTQVCRSCGLHTRDVVPVMYTSSYGYGSHHHHGSSGGSSSSSGGGGGGGGGGSSFGGGSSSGGGASGSW
- a CDS encoding NAD-dependent epimerase/dehydratase family protein encodes the protein MKLLVMGGTRFVGRHIVEAALARGHEVTMFNRGKKNPELFPEVERITGDRKESLEPLAGRTWDAVIDPAGYLPADVRASAEALKDSVGMYAFVSTISVYTGEGGPPNEDAPLHPADFESTEITNDTYGGLKVACEQVVQEVMAGRNLIVRPGIIVGPFDYMNRFLYWAKRIAQGGEMAAPGDPERPVQVLDVRDLAAFVLDRVEAGAGGTFNLVGPAETLTMQGMLDEMRAVTGGDASVTWIPDEFLGRDDEWKKMPLWAPADDNDLFLTSNARALAAGLKLRPVADTIRDHLAADEADPPETTPPGGFDPEREAELLAAWHAEAEAPASAASE